The following proteins are encoded in a genomic region of Porphyrobacter sp. CACIAM 03H1:
- a CDS encoding acyl-CoA ligase (AMP-forming), exosortase A system-associated: protein MPQHPDPLPRPLDTLAELAVAAGRGEAPALVLREGTLNHNRLRQRVALLAGWLSRMVPEKGARVASWAAKGELTCLLPLATARAGLVHVPVNPLLKRAQVAHILADSGAKLLIGTGSRLAGLEPGDLPPGCAALGEAEALAAAEATGVELPPSEADPSELAAILYTSGSTGRPKGVMLSHANMWLGAVSVAHYLGLADDDVTLAVLPLSFDYGQNQLLSTWYAGGCVVPLDFLFPKDVAKACARHGVTTLAAVPPLWVQLTEIDWPAEASAPLRRLTNSGGALTTDLVRSLRGMFPAARLFSMYGLTEAFRSTYLDPALVDTHPTSMGKAIPFAEILVVNDAGDIAADGEEGELVHCGPLVAQGYWQDPERTAERFKPAPAASTYGGMAVFSGDRVKRDAQGLLYFAGRRDAMIKSAGNRISPQEIEEAALATGLVAEAVALGVPHARLGQAVHLVVRGDAAGGEDLPKRLQRDLPNFMQPQQIHWREAMPLNPNGKIDRTALQSQLNEEFGE, encoded by the coding sequence ATGCCGCAGCATCCCGATCCTCTCCCGCGTCCGCTCGATACACTCGCCGAACTGGCGGTGGCGGCGGGGCGTGGCGAGGCACCGGCACTGGTGCTGCGCGAGGGCACGCTTAACCACAACCGGTTAAGACAGCGTGTTGCTCTGCTCGCCGGATGGCTTTCACGGATGGTGCCCGAGAAGGGCGCGCGGGTGGCGAGCTGGGCCGCGAAGGGCGAGCTGACCTGCCTCCTGCCGCTCGCGACGGCGCGGGCGGGGCTGGTGCATGTGCCGGTCAATCCGCTCCTGAAGCGCGCGCAGGTGGCGCATATCCTCGCCGACAGCGGGGCGAAGCTGCTGATCGGAACGGGCTCGCGGCTTGCCGGGCTGGAGCCGGGCGATCTGCCCCCGGGCTGCGCGGCGCTGGGCGAGGCCGAGGCGCTGGCGGCGGCCGAGGCGACAGGGGTGGAACTGCCACCCTCCGAGGCCGATCCGTCGGAGCTTGCGGCGATCCTTTACACCAGCGGCTCCACCGGTCGCCCCAAGGGGGTGATGCTGAGCCATGCCAACATGTGGCTGGGCGCGGTCAGCGTGGCGCATTACCTCGGCCTTGCGGACGACGACGTGACGCTCGCCGTGCTGCCGCTGTCCTTCGATTACGGGCAGAACCAGCTTCTGAGCACATGGTATGCGGGCGGCTGCGTGGTGCCGCTCGATTTCCTGTTCCCCAAGGATGTCGCGAAAGCCTGTGCCCGGCACGGGGTGACGACCCTTGCCGCGGTGCCGCCGCTGTGGGTGCAGCTCACCGAGATCGACTGGCCCGCCGAGGCTTCCGCTCCGCTGCGCCGGCTCACCAATAGCGGGGGCGCCTTGACGACCGATCTGGTGCGGTCCCTGCGCGGCATGTTCCCCGCAGCGCGGCTGTTCTCGATGTATGGCCTCACCGAAGCCTTTCGCTCGACCTATCTCGATCCCGCGCTGGTCGACACCCACCCGACCTCGATGGGCAAGGCGATTCCCTTTGCCGAGATTCTCGTCGTGAACGACGCGGGCGACATCGCGGCGGACGGCGAGGAGGGCGAGCTGGTCCACTGCGGTCCGCTGGTCGCGCAGGGCTACTGGCAGGACCCGGAGCGCACGGCGGAACGCTTCAAGCCCGCGCCCGCGGCCTCCACCTATGGCGGAATGGCCGTGTTCTCGGGCGACCGCGTGAAGCGCGACGCGCAAGGGCTGCTCTATTTCGCCGGGCGGCGCGATGCGATGATCAAGAGCGCGGGCAACCGTATCAGCCCGCAGGAGATCGAGGAGGCTGCGCTCGCCACCGGGCTCGTTGCCGAGGCGGTGGCGCTTGGCGTGCCGCACGCGCGATTGGGGCAGGCGGTGCATCTGGTGGTGCGCGGCGATGCGGCGGGGGGCGAGGATCTGCCGAAGCGGCTCCAGCGCGACCTGCCCAATTTCATGCAGCCCCAGCAGATCCACTGGCGCGAGGCCATGCCGCTCAACCCCAACGGCAAGATCGACCGCACGGCCTTGCAGAGCCAACTCAACGAGGAATTCGGCGAATGA
- a CDS encoding XrtA system polysaccharide chain length determinant: protein MSEIFDELRAALWSVWHRRWIAIATAWGVCLLGWLVIAMIPNTYESKARVYVDVQDVLSKQLGIAGDGKEEIMRVRQTLSSAKNLEKVITSTRLGEGITERGALDAAIAELEKKVKVTSEQDNLFEITAEIGRGDLGDAENAVLARDVVQKLLDILREEHVIGNRTGISTAIGDLDRQLDERKLELEQAEQRRLAFEAQYPDLVGGSESLSNKVQQARTELRNVDADLAAAESGLAAISAQLASTPRSLAGGPQASGPRAALLQAQTQLAELRARGLTDSHPDIVAMNRQVALLAKQAAGAGEDAGGTPNPAYASLIAIRSERQASVEALQARRAALQSNFAALMASQASEPAVAAEANRISRDYDVLRQNYEKLLQDREALRTRGKVEDKASQFRFDIIQQPTVPQKPAAPNRPLLLLGVLVVGLGAGVAAAYAMGQLKSSFATPQKLERAFDLPVIGAISLTVSDAARVTERRRLKQFAGACGGLAAMFVILLAIEIVSVGTMA from the coding sequence ATGAGCGAGATCTTCGACGAGCTGCGCGCCGCGCTGTGGTCGGTCTGGCACCGGCGCTGGATCGCGATCGCGACCGCCTGGGGCGTGTGCCTGCTGGGCTGGCTTGTGATCGCGATGATCCCCAACACGTACGAATCCAAGGCGCGCGTCTATGTCGACGTGCAGGACGTGCTCTCCAAGCAGCTCGGCATTGCCGGTGACGGCAAGGAAGAGATCATGCGGGTGCGCCAGACGCTCTCGAGCGCCAAGAACCTCGAGAAGGTCATCACCTCGACCCGCCTCGGCGAAGGCATCACCGAGCGCGGCGCGCTCGATGCCGCTATCGCCGAGCTGGAAAAGAAGGTGAAGGTGACCAGCGAGCAGGACAACCTGTTCGAGATCACCGCCGAGATCGGGCGCGGCGACCTCGGCGATGCCGAGAACGCGGTGCTCGCGCGCGATGTGGTGCAGAAGCTGCTCGACATCCTGCGCGAGGAGCACGTGATCGGCAACCGCACCGGGATCAGCACCGCGATCGGCGATCTCGACCGCCAGCTCGACGAGCGCAAGCTCGAGCTCGAACAGGCCGAACAGCGCCGCCTTGCCTTCGAGGCGCAGTATCCCGATCTCGTCGGCGGTTCGGAGAGTCTGTCGAACAAGGTACAGCAGGCGCGCACCGAACTGCGCAACGTCGATGCCGATCTGGCGGCGGCGGAAAGCGGGCTGGCGGCGATCTCCGCCCAGCTCGCCAGCACCCCGCGCTCGCTTGCCGGCGGCCCGCAGGCCAGCGGCCCGCGCGCCGCGCTGCTCCAGGCCCAGACCCAGCTCGCCGAACTGCGCGCGCGCGGGCTGACCGACAGCCACCCCGACATCGTGGCGATGAACCGGCAGGTCGCGCTGCTCGCCAAGCAGGCCGCAGGCGCGGGCGAGGACGCGGGCGGCACGCCCAACCCGGCCTATGCCTCGCTGATCGCGATCCGTTCCGAGCGGCAGGCCAGCGTGGAGGCGCTCCAGGCCCGCCGCGCCGCGCTCCAGAGCAATTTCGCCGCGCTGATGGCGAGCCAGGCCAGCGAGCCCGCGGTCGCCGCCGAGGCCAACCGCATCAGCCGCGACTATGACGTGCTGCGCCAGAACTACGAAAAGCTGCTGCAGGACCGCGAGGCGCTGCGTACCCGCGGCAAGGTCGAGGACAAGGCCAGCCAGTTCCGCTTCGACATCATCCAGCAGCCCACCGTGCCGCAGAAGCCCGCCGCGCCCAACCGGCCGCTGCTGCTGCTCGGCGTGCTGGTGGTCGGGCTCGGCGCAGGGGTGGCGGCGGCCTATGCGATGGGCCAGCTCAAGTCGAGCTTCGCCACGCCGCAGAAGCTCGAACGCGCCTTCGATCTGCCGGTGATCGGCGCGATCTCGCTGACCGTTTCCGATGCCGCGCGGGTGACCGAGCGGCGGCGGCTCAAGCAGTTTGCCGGGGCCTGCGGCGGCCTTGCCGCGATGTTCGTGATCCTGCTCGCGATCGAGATCGTCTCGGTCGGGACGATGGCCTGA
- a CDS encoding XrtA/PEP-CTERM system exopolysaccharide export protein, with product MFHRPPLKHLAALGLASALLGACAGGGKQLPPASYGDGSVAPSEEYTIGPLDEITIHVWRNPELSADKVRVRPDGRLTIPLVQDIPAVGKTATQLQDYIAGELSKYIEQPIVSVIVNTPEGNFTQQVRIIGATPQPASLPFRANMTALDAMIAVGGLGEFAAGNRAKLIRLDREKGTQVEYRLRLSDLIRKGDSSANVMLKPGDTIIIPESRF from the coding sequence ATGTTTCATCGTCCGCCTCTCAAGCACCTCGCGGCTCTCGGCCTTGCTTCGGCCCTGCTGGGGGCCTGCGCGGGCGGGGGCAAGCAGCTGCCCCCGGCAAGCTACGGCGACGGCTCCGTCGCGCCGTCCGAGGAATACACCATCGGGCCCTTGGACGAGATCACCATCCACGTCTGGCGCAACCCCGAACTCAGCGCAGACAAGGTGCGCGTGCGCCCCGACGGGCGTCTCACCATCCCGCTGGTGCAGGACATCCCGGCGGTGGGCAAGACGGCGACCCAGCTGCAGGACTACATCGCCGGCGAGCTGTCGAAGTATATCGAGCAGCCGATAGTCTCGGTGATCGTCAACACGCCGGAAGGCAATTTCACCCAGCAGGTGCGCATTATCGGCGCGACCCCGCAGCCCGCCTCGCTGCCGTTCCGCGCCAACATGACGGCGCTCGACGCGATGATCGCCGTGGGCGGCCTCGGCGAATTCGCCGCCGGCAACCGCGCCAAGCTGATCCGTCTCGACCGCGAGAAGGGCACCCAGGTCGAATACCGCCTGCGCCTGTCCGATCTCATCCGCAAGGGCGATTCCAGCGCCAATGTCATGCTCAAGCCCGGCGACACCATCATTATTCCCGAAAGCCGGTTCTAA
- a CDS encoding AAA family ATPase, whose product MTDQGKINREGARPASLFERADAAYGLDPRASGVKLPPVPFDVPPVPPGLRRPAAPAPQPQGTPAPAQKAAPAHPAPQAVAFCGPHAAIDRDHLRDGGLIVPEDPVTGLLEEFRIVKRELLADARADESALSRRILVCSPHPGEGKTYCATNLAIALAAERGIEVLLVDADVVKPSVTARLGIEAEQGLMDALADPSILPESLVIRTDIEGLFVLPAGTASARDAEWLASTRTAEVLDRLTAGSGERIVIFDTPPALAASPAAELAQHVGQALLVVRADETSRAALEDAQQLLSACGDIKLLLNAARYSPSGRRFGSYGPKGK is encoded by the coding sequence ATGACCGATCAGGGCAAGATCAACCGCGAGGGTGCACGGCCGGCATCGCTGTTCGAGCGGGCGGATGCGGCTTACGGCCTCGATCCGCGGGCATCGGGGGTCAAGCTGCCGCCCGTGCCGTTCGATGTGCCGCCGGTGCCGCCCGGCCTGCGCCGTCCCGCTGCACCCGCGCCGCAGCCTCAGGGCACCCCCGCGCCGGCACAGAAGGCCGCTCCGGCCCATCCGGCCCCGCAGGCCGTTGCATTCTGCGGTCCCCATGCCGCGATTGACCGCGATCACCTGCGCGACGGCGGGCTGATCGTGCCCGAGGACCCGGTGACCGGCCTTCTCGAGGAGTTCCGCATCGTTAAGCGCGAGCTGCTCGCCGATGCCCGCGCCGACGAGAGCGCGTTGTCGCGCCGCATCCTCGTGTGCTCGCCCCATCCGGGCGAGGGCAAGACCTATTGCGCCACCAACCTCGCCATCGCGCTCGCCGCCGAGCGCGGGATCGAGGTGCTGCTGGTCGATGCCGACGTAGTCAAGCCGAGCGTGACCGCGCGGCTCGGGATCGAAGCCGAGCAGGGCCTGATGGATGCGCTCGCCGATCCCTCGATCCTGCCCGAGAGCCTCGTGATCCGCACCGATATCGAGGGCCTGTTCGTGCTCCCCGCCGGCACCGCCAGCGCGCGCGATGCCGAATGGCTTGCCAGCACCCGCACCGCAGAGGTGCTGGATCGCCTCACCGCCGGGTCGGGCGAGCGGATCGTGATCTTCGACACGCCGCCCGCGCTCGCCGCGTCGCCCGCTGCCGAGCTCGCCCAGCATGTGGGCCAGGCGCTGCTGGTGGTGCGCGCCGACGAGACCAGCCGCGCCGCGCTCGAGGATGCGCAGCAGCTGCTTTCGGCCTGCGGCGACATCAAGCTGCTTCTCAACGCCGCGCGCTACAGCCCCTCGGGCCGGCGCTTCGGCTCCTACGGACCGAAGGGGAAATGA
- a CDS encoding pyridoxal-dependent decarboxylase, exosortase A system-associated, whose amino-acid sequence MKPVGPIPAGYETIDGELAIGGRRASELVAEAGRTPLFVYSRAHLDARVAALRAALPARVGVNFAVKANPHLAVIGHMAPLVDGFDIASAGELALCMAVGIDPRRISFAGPGKRDDELEAAIRAGVTLNCESEGEGARALAIGERLGVRPRIAIRVNPSFVMTGSGMKMGGGAKQFGIDADRVPALARHLIAAGAEWRGLHIFTGSQTLSADAIIEAQANVLALAAELTRAIGHACPKLNMGGGLGIPYFPGDTPVDLERVGAGLAERVADLPPELADTELCMELGRYLVGEAGVYLCRVIDRKESHGTTFLVTDGGLHHQLAASGNFGTVVRRNYPSAIATRYGAEPTEEVNIVGCLCTPLDRLADNAMMPRAEVGDLVAVFCAGAYGASASPSAFLGHGPAAEMLV is encoded by the coding sequence ATGAAGCCCGTCGGCCCCATCCCCGCCGGTTACGAGACGATCGACGGCGAGCTCGCCATCGGCGGGCGCCGCGCGAGCGAGCTTGTCGCGGAAGCCGGGCGCACACCGCTGTTCGTCTATTCGCGCGCCCACCTCGATGCACGGGTGGCGGCGCTGCGGGCGGCCCTGCCAGCGCGCGTCGGGGTCAATTTCGCGGTCAAGGCCAACCCGCATCTCGCGGTGATCGGCCACATGGCGCCTCTCGTCGACGGCTTCGACATCGCCTCGGCGGGCGAGCTGGCGCTGTGCATGGCGGTCGGCATCGACCCGCGCCGGATCAGCTTTGCCGGCCCGGGCAAGCGGGACGACGAGCTGGAAGCCGCGATCCGCGCCGGTGTGACGCTTAATTGCGAGAGCGAGGGCGAGGGCGCGCGTGCGCTGGCGATCGGCGAGCGCCTCGGCGTGCGCCCGCGCATCGCGATCCGGGTCAATCCCTCTTTCGTGATGACCGGATCGGGGATGAAGATGGGCGGCGGAGCCAAGCAGTTCGGCATCGATGCCGATCGCGTTCCGGCGCTCGCCCGCCACCTCATCGCCGCAGGGGCCGAGTGGCGGGGCCTGCACATCTTCACCGGCAGCCAGACCCTGTCTGCCGACGCCATCATCGAGGCGCAGGCGAATGTCCTCGCGCTTGCCGCCGAGCTGACCCGCGCGATCGGCCATGCCTGTCCCAAACTCAACATGGGCGGCGGCCTCGGTATTCCCTACTTCCCCGGCGACACGCCGGTCGATCTGGAGCGCGTCGGCGCGGGGCTGGCAGAGCGGGTCGCGGACCTGCCGCCCGAACTGGCCGATACCGAACTTTGCATGGAGCTCGGCCGCTACCTCGTGGGCGAGGCGGGGGTCTATCTCTGCCGCGTGATCGACCGCAAGGAGAGCCACGGGACGACCTTCCTCGTCACCGACGGGGGCCTCCACCACCAGCTGGCCGCTTCGGGCAATTTCGGCACGGTGGTGCGCCGCAACTATCCTTCGGCGATTGCAACCCGTTACGGGGCGGAACCGACGGAGGAAGTGAACATCGTCGGCTGCCTGTGCACTCCGCTCGACCGGCTTGCCGACAATGCCATGATGCCCCGCGCCGAGGTCGGCGATCTGGTCGCGGTGTTCTGCGCCGGCGCCTATGGCGCCAGCGCCTCCCCGAGCGCATTTCTAGGTCACGGTCCGGCCGCCGAAATGCTCGTCTGA
- a CDS encoding XrtA system polysaccharide deacetylase — translation MNAPFPDPSGIAPAASGIVNGLSVDVEDWFQVGAFENVIARGEWDSIKTRVEDNVYRVIDLFAEADVSATFFTLGWVAGRHPNMIRRIVDAGHEIASHGYDHARVFTFTRREFAEDIRKARAIIEDCAGVAVTGYRAPSFSIDHRTPWAFAELAEQGYAYSSSVAPIVHDHYGWPEAPRFAFRPLPWSSMIEIPVTTAILGGRRVAAGGGGFFRVLPYGFSRWAIRQVNRRDQRPAVFYFHPWEVDPDQPRVGHAPLRSRFRHYTGLAKMAGKLRELVHEFRWGRMDLVAHREAARAEDLVLPEAAE, via the coding sequence ATGAACGCGCCCTTTCCCGATCCCTCCGGCATCGCGCCTGCCGCATCCGGCATCGTCAACGGCCTGTCGGTCGATGTCGAGGACTGGTTCCAGGTCGGCGCCTTCGAGAACGTGATCGCGCGCGGCGAGTGGGACAGCATCAAGACGCGCGTGGAGGACAATGTCTACCGCGTGATCGACCTTTTCGCCGAGGCCGACGTCAGTGCGACCTTCTTCACGTTGGGTTGGGTTGCCGGACGTCATCCCAACATGATCCGCCGCATCGTCGATGCCGGGCACGAGATCGCCAGCCACGGCTATGACCATGCGCGGGTCTTCACCTTTACCCGCAGGGAATTCGCCGAGGACATCCGCAAGGCGCGCGCCATCATCGAGGACTGCGCCGGCGTGGCCGTGACCGGCTACCGTGCGCCGAGCTTCTCGATCGATCACCGCACCCCCTGGGCCTTCGCCGAGCTGGCCGAGCAGGGCTATGCCTATTCCTCCAGCGTCGCGCCGATCGTGCACGATCACTATGGCTGGCCCGAGGCGCCGCGCTTCGCCTTCCGCCCGCTGCCGTGGTCCTCGATGATCGAGATCCCGGTGACCACCGCGATCCTCGGCGGACGGCGCGTGGCGGCAGGGGGAGGGGGCTTCTTCCGGGTGCTGCCCTATGGTTTCTCGCGCTGGGCGATCCGGCAGGTCAACCGCCGCGACCAGCGCCCGGCGGTGTTCTATTTCCACCCATGGGAGGTCGATCCCGACCAGCCCCGCGTCGGCCACGCGCCGCTGCGCTCGCGCTTCCGGCACTATACCGGCCTCGCCAAGATGGCGGGCAAGCTGCGCGAACTGGTCCACGAATTCCGCTGGGGCCGGATGGACCTCGTCGCCCACCGCGAGGCGGCACGGGCAGAGGACCTGGTGCTGCCGGAGGCGGCGGAATGA
- a CDS encoding XrtA/PEP-CTERM system-associated ATPase, with protein sequence MYEQFYGFSGRPFQLTPDPQFYFESISHRKAMSYLGYGLGQGEGFIVITGEVGAGKSTLVAHLMERIDPAALTVAQVVTSALDGAEIVHVVAQAFGLAVEGHDKAAALGAIERFLQDEARAGRRCLLVVDECQNLELTALEELRMLSNFQLGSHPLLQSLLLGQPEFRRTLAHHPGLEQLRQRIIASHHLEALDASELENYICHRLAHVGWNGRPGFEAGLLDALYRHTGGIPRRVNQVMNRLLLLGAIEERSELSLAMLDDVIAEMAADQNRGARAGSDLRSAPAAAAPAAVPAAPQGSLPVTEVAALLAERDARTAELEAAIGELQAAGFGQRPVPGEGVSPEDAALAEARLATALERIEARLEEQEQSFRHVLTMLIEWLEEDPSRRAA encoded by the coding sequence ATGTACGAACAGTTCTACGGCTTCAGCGGGCGACCCTTCCAGCTGACCCCCGATCCGCAATTCTACTTCGAGAGCATCAGCCACCGTAAGGCCATGAGCTATCTCGGCTACGGTCTCGGCCAAGGTGAGGGCTTCATCGTCATCACCGGCGAGGTGGGCGCGGGCAAATCGACGCTGGTCGCGCACCTGATGGAGCGGATCGACCCGGCGGCGCTCACTGTGGCGCAGGTCGTCACCTCGGCGCTCGACGGGGCGGAGATCGTGCACGTGGTTGCGCAAGCCTTCGGCCTGGCGGTCGAGGGCCACGACAAGGCCGCTGCGCTGGGCGCGATCGAACGTTTCCTCCAGGACGAGGCGCGCGCCGGACGGCGCTGCCTGCTGGTGGTGGACGAATGCCAGAACCTCGAGCTGACCGCGCTCGAGGAACTGCGGATGCTGTCGAACTTCCAGCTCGGCTCGCACCCACTGCTCCAGAGCCTGCTGCTCGGCCAGCCCGAGTTCCGCCGCACGCTTGCCCATCACCCCGGGCTCGAACAGCTGCGCCAGCGCATCATCGCCTCGCATCACCTCGAGGCGCTCGATGCGAGCGAGCTCGAGAACTACATCTGCCACCGTCTCGCCCATGTCGGGTGGAACGGGCGTCCCGGCTTTGAGGCGGGGCTGCTGGATGCGCTCTACCGTCACACAGGCGGCATTCCGCGCCGGGTGAACCAGGTGATGAACCGCCTGCTGCTGCTCGGCGCGATCGAGGAGCGTTCCGAGCTGAGCCTCGCCATGCTCGACGACGTGATTGCCGAAATGGCCGCCGACCAGAACCGCGGCGCGCGCGCCGGCAGCGATCTGCGCAGCGCGCCCGCCGCCGCCGCCCCCGCGGCTGTGCCCGCCGCGCCGCAGGGCAGCCTGCCCGTGACCGAGGTCGCCGCGCTGCTTGCCGAGCGCGATGCCCGCACCGCCGAGCTCGAAGCGGCGATCGGCGAATTGCAGGCGGCCGGCTTCGGCCAGCGCCCGGTACCGGGCGAGGGCGTCTCGCCGGAGGATGCAGCCCTCGCCGAAGCCCGTCTCGCCACCGCGCTCGAGCGGATCGAGGCGCGGCTCGAGGAGCAGGAGCAATCCTTCCGTCACGTGCTCACCATGCTGATCGAGTGGCTCGAGGAAGACCCGTCGCGCAGGGCCGCCTGA
- a CDS encoding FemAB family XrtA/PEP-CTERM system-associated protein, producing MNAPVRAATMLRPLDFRDAGEVRRIEGFVAEARGSLFHRPAWLRAVEAGTGQRAAGFVAERLGTVTGWLPLTEVRSTLFGKALVSSGFGVGGGIIAASEDAARALAEAAQAHAMSGGYAGIELRGGPVPEGWDSWSDKHCGFERRLAADDEALLLAIPRKARAEVRKGLGFGHRITIGRGRDDLAAHYACYSASVRNLGTPVFPRALFAAMLDAFPESSDILTVWAGQTPLASVLSFYHDGAVMPFWGGGVFAARAARANEVMYYELMLHARRQGMERFDFGRSKTGSGPFAFKKNWGFEPQPLTYAGWTAPGQPARNIDPTDASYSRKIELWKKLPLPVANTLGPWIARGLA from the coding sequence ATGAACGCGCCGGTCAGGGCCGCGACGATGCTGCGCCCGCTCGATTTCCGCGATGCGGGAGAGGTGCGCCGGATCGAGGGCTTCGTGGCCGAGGCGCGCGGGAGCCTGTTCCACCGCCCGGCCTGGCTGCGCGCCGTGGAAGCCGGCACCGGCCAGCGCGCCGCCGGGTTCGTGGCGGAACGGCTCGGCACGGTGACGGGCTGGCTGCCGCTGACCGAGGTGCGCTCGACGCTGTTCGGCAAGGCGCTGGTGTCGAGCGGGTTCGGAGTCGGCGGCGGTATCATCGCCGCCAGCGAGGATGCCGCGCGCGCCCTTGCCGAGGCGGCGCAGGCCCATGCCATGAGCGGCGGCTACGCGGGGATCGAACTGCGCGGCGGCCCGGTGCCCGAAGGCTGGGACAGCTGGTCCGACAAGCATTGCGGCTTCGAACGCAGGCTTGCCGCCGACGACGAGGCGTTACTCCTCGCCATTCCCCGCAAGGCGCGGGCCGAGGTGAGGAAGGGGCTGGGCTTCGGCCACCGCATCACCATCGGCCGCGGGCGGGATGATCTTGCCGCCCATTACGCCTGCTACAGCGCCAGCGTGCGCAATCTCGGCACCCCCGTCTTTCCCCGCGCGCTGTTCGCCGCGATGCTCGACGCCTTCCCCGAGAGCAGCGACATCCTCACCGTGTGGGCGGGCCAAACCCCGCTGGCGAGCGTGCTGAGCTTCTACCACGATGGCGCGGTCATGCCGTTCTGGGGCGGTGGGGTCTTCGCCGCGCGCGCAGCGCGGGCCAACGAGGTGATGTATTACGAGCTGATGCTCCACGCCCGCCGGCAGGGGATGGAGCGCTTCGATTTCGGTCGCTCGAAGACCGGGAGCGGGCCCTTCGCCTTCAAGAAGAACTGGGGCTTCGAGCCGCAGCCGCTCACCTATGCCGGATGGACCGCGCCGGGGCAGCCCGCGCGCAACATCGACCCCACCGACGCGAGCTATTCGCGCAAGATCGAATTGTGGAAGAAGCTGCCGCTGCCGGTGGCGAACACGCTGGGGCCGTGGATCGCGCGCGGACTGGCGTGA
- a CDS encoding preprotein translocase subunit YajC, with translation MMMRPRNFAAGLIAAVLVAVGGAPAIAQDQGRGQGGGTPGQRSNRVVQPYIEVGQVVSAELSPGNDVVTFTQIAAGVDINVQGRNSGAAVSLRYERNIGYGDDSIDSDTISGIARTTLSLVPNTLSLEAGGLASRTRIDAGGGTSANPLVREDAESRIYSAYAGPSLNTRVGDVDVQGVGRIGYNRFEADNALVTQAGNAVDVFDDSVTYLGQLRAGVRPDTVLPVGLAVTAGGFQEDIGNLDQRVRDLYVRGDVTVPISPSLALVAGAGYEDVEISSRDAVRDANGNPVIGADGRFVTDPTAPRRIAFDVDGLLWDVGVLWRPSSRTNLQAAVGRRYDSTTYYGTFTYVPSQRSAFALSAYDGVSGFGGVLNNALAGLDSDFQAIRNPVTGDFGGLVTGTEGQSVIGGLGSTRSAAFRGRGVRASYQRIMGRTTAALGAGYDRRTFIAAAGTALAPVNGLTDETYYVIGGLTREIGQAASITTNAYVNWFDGAGANDNVTAVGGTFAYNQSITQRLVGRAAIAVDYFDSEFTAQDFAFATALVGLRYNF, from the coding sequence ATGATGATGCGTCCCCGCAACTTCGCAGCCGGGCTGATCGCCGCCGTCCTCGTGGCGGTCGGCGGCGCCCCGGCGATCGCTCAGGATCAGGGTCGGGGGCAGGGGGGCGGCACCCCCGGCCAGCGGTCGAACCGCGTGGTCCAGCCCTATATCGAGGTCGGCCAGGTCGTCTCGGCCGAGCTCAGCCCCGGCAACGATGTGGTCACCTTCACCCAGATCGCGGCGGGCGTGGACATCAACGTCCAGGGCCGCAACAGCGGCGCGGCGGTCTCGCTGCGCTACGAGCGCAACATCGGCTACGGCGACGACAGCATCGACAGCGACACGATCAGCGGCATCGCCCGCACGACGCTTTCGCTGGTCCCGAATACCCTGAGCCTCGAGGCGGGCGGTCTGGCCTCGCGCACCCGGATCGATGCCGGCGGCGGCACCAGCGCCAACCCGCTGGTGCGCGAGGATGCCGAGAGCCGCATCTATTCCGCCTATGCCGGGCCGAGCCTCAACACCCGCGTCGGCGATGTCGACGTGCAGGGCGTGGGCCGCATCGGGTACAACCGTTTCGAGGCCGACAACGCCCTCGTCACCCAGGCGGGCAACGCCGTCGACGTGTTCGACGACAGCGTGACCTATCTCGGCCAGCTGCGCGCCGGGGTGCGCCCCGACACCGTGCTGCCGGTCGGCCTTGCGGTAACGGCGGGGGGCTTCCAGGAAGACATCGGCAATCTCGACCAGCGCGTGCGCGACCTTTATGTGCGCGGCGATGTGACCGTTCCGATCTCGCCCAGCCTCGCGCTCGTGGCAGGTGCGGGCTACGAGGATGTCGAGATCTCCAGCCGTGATGCGGTGCGCGATGCCAACGGCAATCCTGTGATCGGCGCCGACGGCCGTTTCGTGACCGACCCCACCGCGCCGCGCCGGATCGCCTTCGATGTCGACGGGCTGCTGTGGGACGTGGGCGTGCTGTGGCGCCCCTCGTCGCGCACCAACCTCCAGGCGGCGGTCGGGCGGCGTTACGATTCGACCACCTATTACGGCACCTTCACCTATGTCCCCAGCCAGCGCAGCGCCTTCGCGCTTTCGGCCTATGACGGGGTGAGCGGCTTCGGCGGGGTGCTGAACAACGCCCTCGCGGGGCTCGACAGCGACTTCCAGGCGATCCGCAATCCCGTCACCGGCGATTTCGGCGGCCTCGTCACCGGCACCGAGGGGCAATCGGTGATCGGCGGCCTCGGTTCGACCCGTTCGGCGGCGTTCCGCGGCCGCGGGGTGCGCGCGTCCTACCAGCGCATCATGGGCCGTACCACCGCGGCGCTCGGCGCGGGCTACGACCGGCGCACCTTCATCGCGGCGGCCGGCACGGCGCTTGCGCCCGTCAACGGGCTCACCGACGAGACCTATTACGTCATCGGCGGCCTCACCCGCGAGATCGGACAGGCCGCCAGCATCACCACCAACGCCTACGTCAACTGGTTCGACGGGGCGGGGGCCAACGACAATGTCACCGCCGTGGGCGGCACCTTCGCCTACAACCAGTCGATCACCCAGCGCCTCGTGGGCCGGGCAGCGATCGCGGTCGATTACTTCGACAGCGAGTTCACCGCCCAGGACTTCGCCTTCGCCACCGCGCTGGTCGGTCTGCGCTACAATTTCTGA